The window CCGCCTCCAATACATGCTTATCCCAGACCCCCTATTCCTTCATTTTAGGTTTTCATGGCCAATTCAATAACATAGTCCGCACACCTCTTTTCAATTCTCTAGAGATAGTTGTCATTTATCTCTTCTTCCGGGTACCTCCTATTTGGTTGGAAGTTTCCTGCTCCAGTTGGGAAAGCAAGGGCCCTAGTTTCGTTATTGAGTCTCGTTATGGTCGAATATGAATGAATCCTGGAATGGAATAAAAACATGAGTAAAATGCATCGTAGTCCCTCAATCGAACAGTCAACTAGTTCATATCTAACCTTATGTATTCTTTTCCCGCACCTTAGCTTCAAATAATTGAATGAATGAGTGCTATTTCAGAGTTCAAGTTTAGGTATTAGCTCGCTACAGTTTAGTCAGTAGTTATGTCCCTTTGTTCGGTGAACTAGTTATGGATATAAGCATTAGAATGAGAGTGGCTACGTACTCGGATTACTTGACTTGCTTTCCTGTTTCCGAATCCCTTCTTGCATACAATCCTAATTCACAATCCGATTCTTGCTCGATTCTATAATGAAAAACAGACCTTGTGCCATGGATTTGATGAAGCTTGAAAGGACTCCCCTTGTTCGAAGCCAAAGATAAGAAGCATACGGGTGACAACCCCAATCCTTATATATCAATCCAATTACCGGAGGAACGAAGAGCTAAGTTTGCCTGACGCCCGAAAACAACTTGTTTGTTTTGGTGGAAGAGGAAGAAATAGAGAAAGATCGCCGCTTTTCATACGCTAATTCGTGATTCAAAGTAGAGCGAGTGAGGGAGCTATACCCGGGACTCAATCAACATATGCCAAGTGTTCCGTAATCTATGGGCAGCACTCCGTAGGAATGTTATAGTCTAGGCATGTCGTAGTAGTCATTAGACAGAAAGAGGAGAAACTTAACGTATCTCTACGAAAGGACTTATTGTTCGAGTAGGAAGATTTCGGTTTTTCTCCTTCCCTCTTTTCAATAAGAAGAAGTATTTGAAATGAAACAAATTCCTCTTCATTCTGTTGTGCTCAGCGAAGGAACTGCCTAAGCATACTTTTGCGGATCCAAACTTCTTTGTTCTTTCAAAGTCTTCTTCTTGCATATAAGAATGCAACTTTTGCAATTCCTTGGATTTGAGTAGTAAGCGGCATCCCCTCTGAGTTGTGAGTAAGCGGAACCATTCTTTTTTTGTTCTTCTCCAGATTCTGGCCGGTAGGAATTTGCCTCTTCTTTTTCCAACTGATATGGCCGATAGGAATTTGCCTATGATTTTTCCAACTGATATGTCGATATAGAAAGATCTCCTTATTTCAAAACTGCGGGTTCTCGCGTCATTTTCTTTAAAAGATATTAGATCATCGTGGGAAACTTTCAAATGAGTAATGGTTACAAGTCCATTATTCAAACAAACCCTTCGATGACTTATCGGCTGCCTTGCTTGAGGAAGAGTGTCACTAAAATGGAGACGAACCGGAATCACGTCCGATCTTGTTTCTTGATTGAGTAAAAAAGGGATATATGAAGTTCGTTCTCTTCCTCTGTGCATCTCCCTTATGGGTAAATCCCCACAATAAAGAGACAACTTTCGTGTAGTTTGTGATTTGATGTTACTGTTTAGATTTTCTCTCCGAGAAAGATTTCTTTTAATGGATCTCCTCTTGTTCCTCAATCTTCGGAGAATACGGCGTTGGATTAGAGAAAGTTCTCTGTTCCGAACATTTCCTGGAAGTAGACGACACGTTTTAAATCTTAATGCTGGCATGGCATATTTCGTTGAATCAGTCTTTTTCGCCACATCGCGTATAAAGGGAATCGAACCCAACTCTTCCACGAACCCCCCACGAATGGCCCTCCCTTAATTCAATGAACTATGAGAATTCCttttttcgttttttttcttttcagttcTCATAAGTCCTTGATATACTAGCAGAAACTCAATACTTGACCTACTGCGTCACAGTGCTCAGGTAAAGTGGCAGTGGTTGAAAGCGAGCGGAAACGTCAGTGTTTTCTGTGCGTTACGATAGTAGTGGTGAAATaaaatccaattcaaatatctCAACGTAAAAGGAAAATCGTTTCACTTTGAAAGGAAAACTAGCTATATGAGATCGAAATCACTCTATCTACGATattcattgcaccatgattgaaggACAATGAGGGGCAGGTTATATTCCCTTTCTTCTGATCGATTGAGGAATCGCTGATAATGACACCATGTCTGTAGCATCTACTGCTATTGCAAGGCCCGAAGCACATGGGAGAATGTTCTTTTTTTCTGGATCGAATTAGCAAAAGCAAGCAAGCGTGTGATGTGGCGAGGAAGCCTAAAAGAAGCCTTTGGGAGGCAGTGTGGTGACGCCCTGTTTGGCGCGTGCGAATTAACTAATCTAATGATATATTGGTAACTGCCTGTGGGTCCGCACACCACTCCTTATGTTCAGCTAAAAAGCCTTCCAGGTCGAATTTATTAAGAAATAATCAAAGATTAGAATGCCAATGTGAATTTAGGTTCAAAAGGATCAATAGCACATGACGAAGTTCAAGTGTCTTCTCTTCAAGAGAATAGAGCATAATTGTAGGATTATATGGATATCAGTGCTTTTATTCAATTCCCGAGGCACTCTTCAACAATTGAGGAGATTCCCGAGGCTGTCTTAGTGCTATCGTCAGGGTCACCAGCCTATTGTACCCCTTATTCTGGCTTAGCCTTGCTTAAACAGAAGAGGCTTGGTTAGCATCCTTTCTATCAGGTGCTGTTCTTTGCTACCAACAATTCTTTAAGTACGCGGTGAAGTAAATAATAATGCACTTGCTGACAGTAGAACC is drawn from Triticum dicoccoides isolate Atlit2015 ecotype Zavitan chromosome 4A, WEW_v2.0, whole genome shotgun sequence and contains these coding sequences:
- the LOC119283496 gene encoding ribosomal protein S4, mitochondrial-like, giving the protein MPALRFKTCRLLPGNVRNRELSLIQRRILRRLRNKRRSIKRNLSRRENLNSNIKSQTTRKLSLYCGDLPIREMHRGRERTSYIPFLLNQETRSDVIPVRLHFSDTLPQARQPISHRRVCLNNGLVTITHLKVSHDDLISFKENDARTRSFEIRRSFYIDISVGKIIGKFLSAISVGKRRGKFLPARIWRRTKKEWFRLLTTQRGCRLLLKSKELQKLHSYMQEEDFERTKKFGSAKVCLGSSFAEHNRMKRNLFHFKYFFLLKRGKEKNRNLPTRTISPFVEIR